In Nocardioides luti, the DNA window TAGATCCGGCCACGGTCCAGAGCGCTCATCATCTGGTAGAAACCACTACCCTCCTCACCACCCAGCAAGTTCGTGGCGGGGACGACGGCGTTTTCGAAGATGACCTCACAGAGCTCGAGCCCGCGGTGCCCCATCTTCTGGAAGTCGGTGCCGTAGCTCAGGCCGGGCGTTCCCTGCTCGACCAACATGAGGCTGATGCCTCCGCGGTGTGCGGGCTCGATCGTGGGGTCCGTCTTAACCATCACCACGAGCGGGTCGGCGTGACGCGCATGAGTGATGAAGATCTTCGACCCGTTGAGGATGTAGTCGTCGCCCTCCCGTCGCGCCGTGAGCTTGATCTGCTTCAGGTCGCTTCCGGTCGACGGCTCCGTCATCGCGATGCCGCTCATGCGACGGCCGATCACAATCTCGGGCAGAAACCGCTGCTTCTGGTCGTCCGTGCCGTACTCGTCAATCAGATACGCCCCCGAGCTGGTCGTGTACACCAGACTCGCCAGGCCCATCCAACCGCGGGCGAGCTCCTCGAAGATGACGCCGTAGCTGACGTAGTCGATCGCCGAGCCACCGTTGGACTCGCTGACCGTGATGCCGAACAGGCCCAGAGCCGCTAGCTCGGGAATCAGGTCGGCGGGGTACTCGTCCTTCGCTTCGCGCTCGCTCGCGGTCGGAACGACCCGCTCGTCGACGAACGAGCGAACCAGCTCGCGCAGCTCGATGTGATCTG includes these proteins:
- a CDS encoding acyl-CoA dehydrogenase family protein; the protein is MASNHITAGLTADHIELRELVRSFVDERVVPTASEREAKDEYPADLIPELAALGLFGITVSESNGGSAIDYVSYGVIFEELARGWMGLASLVYTTSSGAYLIDEYGTDDQKQRFLPEIVIGRRMSGIAMTEPSTGSDLKQIKLTARREGDDYILNGSKIFITHARHADPLVVMVKTDPTIEPAHRGGISLMLVEQGTPGLSYGTDFQKMGHRGLELCEVIFENAVVPATNLLGGEEGSGFYQMMSALDRGRIYMAASSTGMARAALEHAVTYARQREAFGKPIGEHQAIQMKLADMAIKVEASRLLYVNAALNTEANGRASAESGMAKIFAAESGVEVVTEAMRVLGGYGYIKEFPIERYLRDSLLMPIGEGTNEMLRLLVARELLSAG